One window of the Eucalyptus grandis isolate ANBG69807.140 chromosome 8, ASM1654582v1, whole genome shotgun sequence genome contains the following:
- the LOC104417300 gene encoding uncharacterized protein LOC104417300 isoform X2, protein MVMASPPKPPSESSNRAKGIAETLKNLPLLGLRLNKTDSFRYQARKGRSQKSKTIRPPAIDQDPKQVQLKEKIKAEHVPATLIRIGSWQFASVHEADLVVKFYFATRKLVWEVLENGLKNKMEIQWSDISAIRASIEENKPGILEIELHQPPTFYKESDLQPRHHSNWISADDFTGGQALMYRRHYLEFPSAALDKGYVKLLNTDRRLLKLSQSRFPSGVKNAFYTSQHFNCDEYPPRSAMAMPHAHQVHLRNAYPPALTPQRRQSCEAVMEQARQWNNSTPPMSVLDSQLLENHRLENSQMNPWDQISNNSQLEDLPPLHPAATTAATAVARAGPALYLGEDLYSPYAGEAGVHTLQTPAIMRNPQRQLFFDPISSHDPRLLPAVHGMFPSRLGLPSAIGSASNANAMGARQEHDGYVNSGGQFIFCPLEENTSFTSPTSMPSAVNSASYGVAMGVRQEHDGYANSSGQFIMCPSEQSGTFPSLIGSPSAVGSANTGNAMDGCATTNRQLIFGPLEQNVTFPSSIASYAVGSASHGDAMGVGQEHNAYASSNDQFNFGPSVSEQQIYEHLAPLMHHQAYGRKPQDGSPWK, encoded by the exons ATGGTCATGGCGTCACCACCAAAGCCTCCATCAGAATCTAGCAaccgg GCTAAGGGAATCGCTGAGACGCTCAAGAACTTGCCTCTGCTCGGGCTCCGGCTCAATAAGACTGACTCTTTCCGGTACCAAGCAAGAAAGGGAAGGTCCCAGAAATCAAAGACCATTCGTCCTCCTGCAATAGACCAGGACCCCAAACAAGTCCAACTCAAAGAGAAGATAAAAGCCGAACACGTTCCTGCTACATTAATCAGAATTGGTTCGTGGCAG TTTGCTTCTGTACATGAAGCGGATTTGGTAGTAAAGTTCTACTTCGCAACAAGGAAATTAGTCTGGGAAGTGCTCGAGAACGGTCTGAAGAACAAGATGGAGATACAGTGGTCGGACATTTCCGCTATACGAGCCAGTATCGAAGAAAACAAGCCAGGGATCCTCGAAATAGAG TTACACCAGCCACCCACCTTCTACAAGGAGTCTGATCTGCAGCCCCGGCATCACTCGAATTGGATCTCGGCAGATGATTTCACTGGCGGCCAAGCTCTTATGTACCG GAGGCACTATCTTGAATTTCCTTCAGCAGCCCTCGACAAGGGCTACGTCAAGCTGCTGAATACTGACCGCCGGTTGCTTAAGTTGAGCCAGAGCCGCTTTCCAAGCGGTGTGAAAAACGCATTCTACACGTCGCAACACTTTAATTGCGATGAATATCCTCCAAGATCAGCAATGGCAATGCCACATGCGCATCAGGTCCACCTTCGGAATGCATATCCGCCGGCATTGACCCCCCAGCGGAGACAATCATGTGAAGCAGTGATGGAGCAAGCCCGTCAATGGAACAATTCTACTCCGCCGATGTCAG TATTGGATTCTCAACTTCTCGAAAACCACAGATTGGAGAATTCACAAATGAATCCATGGGATCAGATATCTAACAACTCTCAGCTCGAAGACCTTCCACCTCTACACCCTGCAGCCACAACTGCAGCCACAGCCGTGGCCAGGGCCGGTCCAGCCCTCTATCTTGGAGAAGATTTGTACTCACCCTATGCTGGAGAAGCAGGGGTCCACACCCTGCAAACTCCTGCAATCATGAGGAATCCACAACGGCAGTTATTCTTCGATCCAATCAGCTCGCATGACCCGAGGCTTCTCCCTGCAGTTCATGGCATGTTCCCATCACGCTTAGGTTTGCCAAGTGCAATAGGTTCTGCAAGCAATGCCAATGCAATGGGTGCCAGACAGGAACATGATGGATATGTGAACAGCGGTGGTCAATTCATCTTCTGTCCCTTGGAGGAGAACACCTCTTTCACATCACCAACGAGTATGCCGAGTGCAGTAAATTCTGCAAGCTATGGCGTTGCAATGGGTGTCAGACAGGAACATGATGGATATGCGAACAGCAGCGGGCAATTCATCATGTGTCCCTCGGAGCAGAGTGGCACTTTCCCATCGTTGATAGGTTCGCCGAGTGCAGTAGGTTCTGCAAACACTGGCAATGCAATGGATGGATGTGCTACCACTAACAGGCAACTCATCTTCGGTCCCTTGGAGCAGAACGTCACTTTCCCATCATCAATAGCTTCGTATGCAGTAGGTTCTGCAAGCCACGGCGATGCAATGGGTGTCGGACAGGAACATAACGCATATGCTAGCTCTAACGACCAATTCAACTTCGGTCCCTCTGTATCTGAACAACAAATTTATGAGCATCTCGCTCCTTTGATGCACCATCAAGCTTATGGGCGAAAACCGCAGGACGGCTCACCTTGGAAATGA
- the LOC104417300 gene encoding uncharacterized protein LOC104417300 isoform X1, translating into MKRSPTLFGCSWSTVVFLQAKGIAETLKNLPLLGLRLNKTDSFRYQARKGRSQKSKTIRPPAIDQDPKQVQLKEKIKAEHVPATLIRIGSWQFASVHEADLVVKFYFATRKLVWEVLENGLKNKMEIQWSDISAIRASIEENKPGILEIELHQPPTFYKESDLQPRHHSNWISADDFTGGQALMYRRHYLEFPSAALDKGYVKLLNTDRRLLKLSQSRFPSGVKNAFYTSQHFNCDEYPPRSAMAMPHAHQVHLRNAYPPALTPQRRQSCEAVMEQARQWNNSTPPMSVLDSQLLENHRLENSQMNPWDQISNNSQLEDLPPLHPAATTAATAVARAGPALYLGEDLYSPYAGEAGVHTLQTPAIMRNPQRQLFFDPISSHDPRLLPAVHGMFPSRLGLPSAIGSASNANAMGARQEHDGYVNSGGQFIFCPLEENTSFTSPTSMPSAVNSASYGVAMGVRQEHDGYANSSGQFIMCPSEQSGTFPSLIGSPSAVGSANTGNAMDGCATTNRQLIFGPLEQNVTFPSSIASYAVGSASHGDAMGVGQEHNAYASSNDQFNFGPSVSEQQIYEHLAPLMHHQAYGRKPQDGSPWK; encoded by the exons ATGAAAAGATCTCCCACTCTTTTCGGATGTTCATGGTCAACTGTTGTCTTTTTGCAGGCTAAGGGAATCGCTGAGACGCTCAAGAACTTGCCTCTGCTCGGGCTCCGGCTCAATAAGACTGACTCTTTCCGGTACCAAGCAAGAAAGGGAAGGTCCCAGAAATCAAAGACCATTCGTCCTCCTGCAATAGACCAGGACCCCAAACAAGTCCAACTCAAAGAGAAGATAAAAGCCGAACACGTTCCTGCTACATTAATCAGAATTGGTTCGTGGCAG TTTGCTTCTGTACATGAAGCGGATTTGGTAGTAAAGTTCTACTTCGCAACAAGGAAATTAGTCTGGGAAGTGCTCGAGAACGGTCTGAAGAACAAGATGGAGATACAGTGGTCGGACATTTCCGCTATACGAGCCAGTATCGAAGAAAACAAGCCAGGGATCCTCGAAATAGAG TTACACCAGCCACCCACCTTCTACAAGGAGTCTGATCTGCAGCCCCGGCATCACTCGAATTGGATCTCGGCAGATGATTTCACTGGCGGCCAAGCTCTTATGTACCG GAGGCACTATCTTGAATTTCCTTCAGCAGCCCTCGACAAGGGCTACGTCAAGCTGCTGAATACTGACCGCCGGTTGCTTAAGTTGAGCCAGAGCCGCTTTCCAAGCGGTGTGAAAAACGCATTCTACACGTCGCAACACTTTAATTGCGATGAATATCCTCCAAGATCAGCAATGGCAATGCCACATGCGCATCAGGTCCACCTTCGGAATGCATATCCGCCGGCATTGACCCCCCAGCGGAGACAATCATGTGAAGCAGTGATGGAGCAAGCCCGTCAATGGAACAATTCTACTCCGCCGATGTCAG TATTGGATTCTCAACTTCTCGAAAACCACAGATTGGAGAATTCACAAATGAATCCATGGGATCAGATATCTAACAACTCTCAGCTCGAAGACCTTCCACCTCTACACCCTGCAGCCACAACTGCAGCCACAGCCGTGGCCAGGGCCGGTCCAGCCCTCTATCTTGGAGAAGATTTGTACTCACCCTATGCTGGAGAAGCAGGGGTCCACACCCTGCAAACTCCTGCAATCATGAGGAATCCACAACGGCAGTTATTCTTCGATCCAATCAGCTCGCATGACCCGAGGCTTCTCCCTGCAGTTCATGGCATGTTCCCATCACGCTTAGGTTTGCCAAGTGCAATAGGTTCTGCAAGCAATGCCAATGCAATGGGTGCCAGACAGGAACATGATGGATATGTGAACAGCGGTGGTCAATTCATCTTCTGTCCCTTGGAGGAGAACACCTCTTTCACATCACCAACGAGTATGCCGAGTGCAGTAAATTCTGCAAGCTATGGCGTTGCAATGGGTGTCAGACAGGAACATGATGGATATGCGAACAGCAGCGGGCAATTCATCATGTGTCCCTCGGAGCAGAGTGGCACTTTCCCATCGTTGATAGGTTCGCCGAGTGCAGTAGGTTCTGCAAACACTGGCAATGCAATGGATGGATGTGCTACCACTAACAGGCAACTCATCTTCGGTCCCTTGGAGCAGAACGTCACTTTCCCATCATCAATAGCTTCGTATGCAGTAGGTTCTGCAAGCCACGGCGATGCAATGGGTGTCGGACAGGAACATAACGCATATGCTAGCTCTAACGACCAATTCAACTTCGGTCCCTCTGTATCTGAACAACAAATTTATGAGCATCTCGCTCCTTTGATGCACCATCAAGCTTATGGGCGAAAACCGCAGGACGGCTCACCTTGGAAATGA